The genomic stretch CGCCGCGACCCGGCCTTCCGCGCCGAGCTGAAGCGCCTGCTCGCCGAGTACGCCGGCCGGCCGACGCCGATCACGCTGTGCGAGAACCTGAGCCGGCACGCCGGCTGGCCCATCGCGCTCAAGCGCGAGGACCTCGTCCACGGCGGCGCGCACAAGACGAACCAGGTGCTGGGCCAGGCCCTGCTCGCCCGCCGCATGGGCAAGCGGCGCCTCATCGCCGAGACGGGCGCCGGCCAGCACGGCGTCGCCACTGCCATGATGGGCGCCCTCTTCGGCATGCCCACGGACGTCTACATGGGCGCGCTCGATGTCGAGCGGCAGGCCCTCAATGTATTCCGCATGCGCCTGATGGGCGCGCGGGTGATCCCGGTGGAGTCCGGCAGCCGCACGCTGAAGGACGCCATCAACGAGGCCCTGCGCGACTGGGCGACGAACGTGCGCGACACGCACTACCTGCTCGGCACCGTCGCCGGGCCGCACCCCTATCCAACGCTGGTGGGCGAGTTCCAGCGCGTCATCGGCCGCGAGGCGAAGCGGCAGTTCGCCGCCCGCTTCGGCGGCGCGCCGCGCGCGGTGCTGGCCTGCGTGGGCGGGGGGAGCAACGCCATCGGCCTCTTCAAGGACTTCATTCCCACGAAGGCCGAGATCCACGGCATCGAGGCGGGCGGCAGGGGCCTCGCGAGCGGCGCGCACGGCGCGACCTTGCAGAAGGGCACGCCCGGCATCCTGCACGGCGCCTACAGCTACCTGCTCCACGACGCGCACGGCCAGATCACCGAGACGCACAGCGTGAGCGCGGGCCTGGACTACCCCGGCGTCGGCCCCGAGCACAGCGCGCTCAAGGACGCGGGGCGCGCGCGCTACTGGTCCGTCACCGACGCCGAAGCCCTGGCCGCGTTCCGCCTGCTCGCCGAGACCGAGGGCATCGTGCCCGCGCTCGAGAGCGCGCACGCCGTGGCCGGCGCGCTCAAGCTCGCGCGGCGCTATGCGCGCGAGGCGGGCCTTGCCAAGGCCGATTGGAAGAAGAAGCTGAAGCAGGCCATCCTCGTCGGCCTCTCCGGCCGCGGCGACAAGGACATGGAGACCGCGCGGCGGCTCTTCCCGGAACTGGGCTAGGGCGCGCGGGTCTCCGCCCTTGTCGGGCGGGGGCGCGGGGGCTAGAATGCCCGCCATGTCCGACTCGCGCTACGCCGCCGCCTTCGCGCGGCTCGCCGCCGCCCGCGAAGGCGCCTTCGTGCCCTTCACGGTGCTGGGGGATCCCGATCCCGAGACCAGCCTCGCCGTGCTCGAGAGCTTCGCCGCCGGCGGCGCCGACATGCTCGAGCTGGGCATCGCCTTCAGCGACCCGGTGGCCGACGGCCCGACGATCCAGGCCGCCGACCTGCGCGCGCTCGCGGCCGGCGTGACGCCGCCCGTGGCGCTCGAGGTGCTCGCCGAG from bacterium encodes the following:
- the trpB gene encoding tryptophan synthase subunit beta, with translation MRQRGRFGDYGGFYVPEILMPALEELEAAFLAARRDPAFRAELKRLLAEYAGRPTPITLCENLSRHAGWPIALKREDLVHGGAHKTNQVLGQALLARRMGKRRLIAETGAGQHGVATAMMGALFGMPTDVYMGALDVERQALNVFRMRLMGARVIPVESGSRTLKDAINEALRDWATNVRDTHYLLGTVAGPHPYPTLVGEFQRVIGREAKRQFAARFGGAPRAVLACVGGGSNAIGLFKDFIPTKAEIHGIEAGGRGLASGAHGATLQKGTPGILHGAYSYLLHDAHGQITETHSVSAGLDYPGVGPEHSALKDAGRARYWSVTDAEALAAFRLLAETEGIVPALESAHAVAGALKLARRYAREAGLAKADWKKKLKQAILVGLSGRGDKDMETARRLFPELG